The DNA region CTGAGCTGTACCTCGCCGGAAAACCCGATGTGCGTTCCCCCGATAATACCGTAGATTTTATCAACGCCGGACTTTTTGATGATATGGTTGAGGGTATTGATGATGCCGGCATGGGCGCACCCCAGAACGATCATCAGTCCCTTTCCCGTGTGAATGGCCATGGATTGGTCGTCCTGAATGATATCGGGGATAACCTTGCCGTCGCGCCGCGCAAAGCGGTCGCCCATATCGCCGCCTTCAAAGGGCGTTTTGCGGGGGACTTCTCCGGTCAGGAATATGCCGTCTTCAATTTCAACATAATTTTCGTTGAATATAAATCGGGCGCCCATTTTTTCAAGATACCCTTTGGTAAAGGGTATGCCGCCGTATGTCTCTTTTTCATTCTTTTTCCTGAATTTATATAAAAAGATATCCGGATGGGCATAGACGTCCATCTTTTTTTTGCCCTGGATGCGAAGCACATCCGGCAGGCCGCCGACATGATCGCCATGGCCGTGGCTGAGTACGATTTTATTGATTGCAGTCAAATCTTTATTTAGGACCAGTGCGTTGTGAACTACTGTTTTCCCCTTGCCGGTATCAAACAGAAAATTCCCATTCCCCGTCTCGATATACGCGCTGAACCCATGCTCTCCGATCGCCTCACTGCGTCCCGGGACTACATTGTCCGTGAGAATCGTCACCCGGCCCTTGACTATTCTCATTTTCAGCATCTCCTATATGTTGTTATCACCTGATTCACCATCGGCAGCCTTTCTCATGGGACACAGCAATAGCTATCGCGTTAACATATATCGGCTATCTTTCTGGCGATCTCTGCAAATGCCGCCGATGTCGGGGAGCCCTCATATTTTTCCTGAAGAGATTCTCCGGCATCCCCACAGGAGACCACCTTTGGATCAAAGGGAATTTTCCCGATAAAATTTATACCGGCAGCCTTGGCGGTTCTTTCCCCGCCACCTGAGCCGAAGAGATCAACCCCCTGGCTGCAGTGAGGACAGATAAACCCGCTCATATTTTCAATAAGCCCCAGAATTTCCATTTTAACTGTCCTGCAAAAACTAATGGACTTCCTGACATCGGCCAGGGAAACCTCCTGGGGC from Desulfobacterales bacterium includes:
- a CDS encoding MBL fold metallo-hydrolase, with the translated sequence MRIVKGRVTILTDNVVPGRSEAIGEHGFSAYIETGNGNFLFDTGKGKTVVHNALVLNKDLTAINKIVLSHGHGDHVGGLPDVLRIQGKKKMDVYAHPDIFLYKFRKKNEKETYGGIPFTKGYLEKMGARFIFNENYVEIEDGIFLTGEVPRKTPFEGGDMGDRFARRDGKVIPDIIQDDQSMAIHTGKGLMIVLGCAHAGIINTLNHIIKKSGVDKIYGIIGGTHIGFSGEVQLSESIKALRSYNIQHLVPSHCTGQAAIARIKQEFEDIFQFSHVGLSMEF